A part of Vanessa tameamea isolate UH-Manoa-2023 chromosome 20, ilVanTame1 primary haplotype, whole genome shotgun sequence genomic DNA contains:
- the LOC113391451 gene encoding prostaglandin E2 receptor EP2 subtype: protein MYSLHEIPSIATELTTEFFDSTFSTDFLYNGTDSSDIGYLMHNVTNSTVNSSMRPGGKMFGLIVKIVYAIGIIGNAAAIVALRRGERRVRNRKHLLLLTSLAANDLVALMGMMGALLVSEQWPWARETRVYCAARVVLRVFGVGSVCIAVTMALERYLALTRPFLYQKQVTYYVIRMALLVSWFWAAALTCAPVLGVGFYYDEKSKCCTRYRNATSGLNFGYAVFYVMFGTLLCTVLVYCNLAVIRALYAITAPRGGGPPVVRRVSKSSCRQRNNTAHAHHNAATAEEVAFSRLMATLSVLFMICWLPQMVTSALYLGLGQSAWPRLGTLAALSDVLMLLNYVLDPILYVLMRQRRHLSPTALCHSIAHCFKRNHKTSTESMKTSCCPQETLVVSESSGAELRPLRAPVCAALVKIHD from the exons ATGTATAGCCTTCATGAAATCCCGTCCATAGCCACTGAACTGACCACCGAGTTCTTTGATAGCACATTCAGCACGGACTTTCTGTACAACGGCACGGATTCTTCAGACATTGGATATTTAATGCATAATGTTACGAACTCAACCGTTAATAGTTCCATGAGGCCCGGGGGCAAGATGTTCGGGTTGATCGTGAAGATTGTGTACGCCATCGGAATTATTGGTAACGCAGCGGCCATCGTGGCACTGAGACGAGGCGAGCGACGTGTACGGAATCGCAAACACTTGCTGCTTCTCACCTCTCTGGCTGCAAATGATTTGGTCGCCCTG ATGGGTATGATGGGTGCGTTGCTGGTGTCGGAGCAGTGGCCGTGGGCGCGGGAGACGCGCGTGTACTGCGCGGCACGCGTTGTGCTGCGTGTGTTCGGTGTGGGCAGCGTGTGCATCGCCGTCACCATGGCGCTCGAGAGATACCTTGCGCTCACCAGACCGTTTCTATACCAGAAG CAAGTGACGTACTACGTGATCCGCATGGCGCTTCTCGTGTCGTGGTTCTGGGCGGCGGCGCTGACCTGCGCGCCGGTGCTCGGCGTCGGCTTTTACTACGATGAGAAGAGCAAATGCTGCACGAGATACCGGAACGCTACTTCTGGACTCAACTTTGGATATGCCGTCTTCTATGTTATGTTTG GTACACTCCTGTGCACAGTATTAGTGTATTGCAACCTCGCTGTGATCAGGGCACTCTACGCTATCACGGCTCCAAGAGGTGGAGGTCCCCCAGTCGTGCGTAGGGTTTCCAAGAGCAGTTGTCGGCAACGCAACAACACCGCGCATGCGCACCACAACGCAGCCACCGCCGAAGAGGTCGCCTTCAGCAGACTGATGGCCACGCTCTCCGTGCTGTTCATGATTTGCTGGTTACCACAAATG GTAACATCAGCTCTTTACTTGGGTCTGGGACAGTCAGCCTGGCCACGTCTCGGCACGCTGGCAGCTCTTTCTGACGTGCTGATGCTACTCAACTACGTACTGGACCCAATACTCTACGTGCTGATGCGGCAGCGCCGTCACCTCTCACCGACGGCGCTTTGCCATTCCATTGCACACTGCTTCAAGCGG AATCACAAAACATCGACCGAGTCGATGAAGACATCGTGCTGCCCGCAGGAAACGCTCGTGGTGAGCGAAAGCTCGGGTGCGGAGCTGAGGCCGCTGCGTGCGCCCGTCTGCGCCGCACTCGTCAAGATACACGACTGA
- the LOC113391452 gene encoding arfaptin-2 produces MSKWQSERSIHEMLKDTPPLRESSDSITSGTEAKFPTSRSMPFPPAYAPPDVSQNGAAGNSTLLRAGSTKIESIKNWSVSTYKCTKQLLYEKLGKSSRTVDTELEAQIEMLRETQRKYSGVLRLSAALTAQLAAAAATQRALGEAFADLAQKSPELQNQFLYNADTQRSLTRNGETLLAALHFFNNALNTLTNKTMEDTLLTIRQYEAARVEYDAYRSELEASGGNPPELLLANIERHRRHYERLRDDSAVKLKLLHENRVKVMNKQLLLFHNAVSAYFSGNNVALEAAVRHFSVPGVPSQHNSHPPLPTTQTPLPSTSPPRTA; encoded by the exons ATGTCAAAGTG GCAATCTGAGAGAAGTATCCACGAAATGCTGAAAGACACACCACCGCTGCGCGAGTCTAGCGATTCCATAACATCGGGAACAGAGGCCAAGTTCCCGACATCTCGATCCATGCCTTTTCCACCGGCTTACG CTCCACCGGATGTGTCACAGAATGGTGCAGCTGGCAACAGTACATTGTTGCGTGCAGGCTCCACCAAGATAGAATCCATCAAAAACTGGAGTGTCTCTACATACAAGTGTACCAAGCAGCTATTGTATGAAAAGCTTGGCAAGAGTTCACGGACTGTAGACACAG AGCTGGAGGCGCAGATCGAGATGCTGCGCGAGACGCAGCGCAAGTACAGCGGCGTGCTGCGCCTCAGCGCCGCGCTCACGGCGCAGCTCGCGGCCGCCGCCGCCACGCAGCGCGCGCTGGGCGAGGCCTTCGCCGACCTCGCGCAGAAGTCGCCCGAGCTGCAGAACCA GTTCTTGTACAACGCCGACACGCAGCGCTCGTTGACACGTAACGGCGAGACTCTGCTGGCCGCGTTACACTTCTTTAACAACGCTCTGAACACGCTCACCAACAAGACCATGGAGGACACGCTGCTCACCATACGGCAGTACGAAGCCGCGcg CGTGGAGTACGACGCGTACCGCAGCGAGCTGGAGGCCAGCGGCGGCAACCCGCCCGAGCTGCTGCTGGCCAACATCGAGCGGCACCGGCGCCATTACGAGCGTCTGCGGGACGACTCCGCCGTCAAGCTCAAGCTGCTGCACGAGAACCGG GTAAAAGTGATGAACAAACAACTTCTACTTTTCCACAACGCTGTGTCGGCTTACTTCAGCGGCAATAACGTCGCTCTCGAAGCAGCCGTGCGGCACTTCAGCGTGCCGGGGGTTCCCTCACAACACAACAGCCACCCTCCACTGCCCACCACACAAACCCCACTCCCTTCCACCAGTCCTCCGCGGACTGCATAG
- the LOC113391455 gene encoding diphthamide biosynthesis protein 3, whose amino-acid sequence MTIFHDEIEIEDFEYDEDDDMYYYPCPCGDRFQISKEELMAGEEVATCPSCSLVVKVIYDLEKFKAEAEEVQSDCKEKETVKV is encoded by the exons ATGACTATATTTCACGATGAAATAGAAATCGAAGATTTTGAATACGACGAAGATGATGATATGTACTATTACCCGTGCCCATGTGGGGATAGGTTTCAAATAAGTAAg GAAGAACTGATGGCCGGTGAAGAAGTTGCCACATGTCCTAGTTGTTCTCTTGTTGTTAAAGTTATATATGACTTG gaaAAGTTCAAAGCTGAAGCTGAAGAAGTGCAAAGTGATTGCAAAGAAAAAGAAACTGTCAAAGTTTAA